One Haemorhous mexicanus isolate bHaeMex1 chromosome 9, bHaeMex1.pri, whole genome shotgun sequence DNA segment encodes these proteins:
- the IER5 gene encoding immediate early response gene 5 protein has protein sequence MEFKLEAHRIVSISLGKIYSARGQRGGLKLHKNLLVSLVLRSARQVYLSEPGCPPEPPPVAAGHPEEEPPPRTAAWAAEEPPPPPPQDEAGRDCQGPRPRRCCCGENRGGCAGAPPPPHCPRKRSAGEGGQAGSPVKKPRREEEEPPPMPPPPPPSPPGEQEDMETGNVASLISIFGSSFSGLLSKEPKGRRRPPLDGGEAAAGTAPAEAAAEPGQICCDEPVLRTLNPWSTAIVAF, from the coding sequence ATGGAGTTCAAGCTGGAGGCTCATCGCATCGTCAGCATCTCACTTGGCAAGATCTACAGCGCGCGGGGCCAGCGCGGCGGCCTGAAGCTGCACAAGAACCTCCTGGTGTCGCTGGTGCTGCGCAGCGCCCGGCAGGTCTACCTGAGCGAGCCGGGCTGCCCGCCCGAGCCGCCCCCCGTGGCCGCCGGCCACCCCGAGGAGGAGCCGCCGCCCCGCACCGCCGCCTGGGCGGCcgaggagccgccgccgccgcccccgcagGACGAGGCGGGGAGGGACTGCCAGGGCCCCCGGCCGCGGCGCTGTTGCTGCGGCGAGAACCGCGGGGGCTGCGCCGGGGCCCCCCCGCCGCCGCACTGCCCCCGCAAGCGGAGCGCCGGCGAGGGCGGCCAGGCGGGCTCCCCGGTGAAGAAGCCCCGCCGCGAGGAAGAGGAGCCGCCGCCGatgccgccgccaccgccgccctCGCCGCCGGGCGAGCAGGAGGACATGGAGACGGGCAACGTGGCCAGCCTCATCAGCATCTTCGGCTCCAGCTTCTCGGGActgctcagcaaggagcccaAGGGCCGGCGGCGACCGCCTCTGGACGGCGgcgaggcggcggcgggcaCGGCGCCCGCCGAGGCGGCGGCCGAGCCGGGACAGATCTGCTGCGACGAGCCGGTGCTGCGGACCCTCAACCCCTGGAGCACGGCCATCGTGGCCTTCTGA